The segment CTGTATTCGTCAATTCAAATCGATTCAGTTTAAAAGAGTTATCCTAGGCAAATTACAGCGTGTTTCCGCGTATATGTCAAGGAATCGGGAAAAACAGGGCTATTTAAACTGCTGTCTCACCCAATGCGATATTATAGACAAGCTTGTTATTCAGATAATGTCAAACAGGGCAGACCAGCTGTTTTTCTCGGAATTGAGGAATTCGACTGACGAAAAGACACCGGAATAGACAGCTTCTCAGGCCATCCAACGGCCTGAGAAGCTTCATTTGAGCTGTGAAATCAGTTCCACTGAGAAAGCTTTCGTTCGGCCTGGTTGAGGTAACCAGCCAGGACGATCTGCTCCTTTTCCGAAGCTTCGGGCAAGCAGGATTTCAGAATCTGCCACGCTTTCCCGGTTTCGCCTGCGTGAAAGGCAATAATGCCCAGGTCCCGCTTTGCTGAGAGATCGGCGGGCTCCAAACTATACAGACGCTGCTGTACCTTCAGCGATGCAGCCCAATCTTTTTCCTGAGCGTAAAGCGCTTTCAGATTATTCAGCATGCGAATTACGATTTCACGCGGTCGCGCTGGTCGCAGATAAGGATCCAATTCGTCAGGTGCAAATTCAGTCCGTTTGGACAGGAAGATCAGACAGTCGTCGCGATTCATCACTTTTCCACCGGAGAAGGGATCGACGTATAGCGGTTCGTCGCCGTCCAAGTAGCAGAGGATAAAATGCATCGGTGCTGCAACACCATGCAGAACAATCCCCACCTGTTCTGCAACAGCCTGATAAATAATGGACAGTACAATTGGTAAACCGTGTCGTTGCTCGATGACTCTATGCAGATAGCTACCGTCGACGGATTGGAAGCTTTTCACATTTCCCTGTAACTCATGGCGAGTCGACAGGCAGTTGGAAACCTTCTGGAGTCGGTGCAAATCGTTGTCTGATGTTTTTAGCTCAACGGCAAGTTCTCGACCGCGCTGATCAATCCACGCCAGTGACTCCCCGAAATTGAGATCCGGGTAAGCATCACGGCTCAGTTCCAGTGCGACCACGGCGAGGTCAATATCGGACCGACGCTGCAGCAGTTTGCAGAACTCGTGGTCTTCCTCGTAGCTGATCAGTCGATGCATGGAACTATCCGAAAAAGTGAATGATCGTAAAACTATTAAGAAGCAATACTTAGTGAGTTGATTGCCGTAACGGGGCGGGGGATTCTAGCAGGGTCTCGAAATGCTGACAATTGCATCTCTGTCGAACAGTGGCCAGTACGGATCACAAACTTGATATTGAATATCATTATTGAATCGCCACTAAGAACCTGATTATTATTGGGCGAAACGGATGGGTTGACCAGCAGTTTGTTGCACAGCCGCATCTCGCAGTCTTTGCTGGGCGAGTGTGTTTGAAAGGGCTTGTGCGTGGGAATGGTCGCTGTTCAGGTGCAATGCCTGCTGCACTGCCGTTGCCGCCTGAACGGGATGCCCCGCCTGGTAATTGGCGAAGGCAACACTGAACCAGTCATCCGCATTTTCGGACGGTCTATGGTTTTGTGCAATTTGATAAGAGTCGACAGCATCATCCCAGCGCTGCATTCGAGCGTACGTTTCACCCAGCTTCCAATACGCATCTGTTTTGACGTCGTTCGATGCGAAATTGCATTCGCAGATATTTCGCAAAATTGGAGCGGCACGTTCGGGGTGCCCATGCTTCAGTTGCAACTCGGCCATATTAATTCGGGCCGGAACGTTTTCAGGGCTTACGGTCAGAATGCGGTGGTAAGTAGAAATTGCCGTTGCTTCGTCGTTTTCGAGTAACGCAATTTTCGCTCTTAGCGACAACCCGTCGATGTGTGCAGGATCGATCTGGAGCGTCTGATCGAGACTTTCCAGAGCAGAGCTAAGTTCCCCCTGTTCATACAGGAGTTTTCCAAGTTGGTATTGGGTCTCGGGGTCATCAGGAGATCTTTCCACAGCGTCGTTTAAGTGCTTGATCGCTTCCGGGATTCGGCCCTGGGTGATCAGCAATTCGGCCAGCTTACGATGGATATCACCATCACGTGGATTGGTTTCAATCGCTTTTTGGTACATCTGCTCGGCGCGGTGCAGGTCATGGTTGTCATAGGCTGTTTCCGCCTTGGCTGTAAGCAGGTGCGCCTGGTCGATCGGATTCATAATAGAAGTGCGCATCCAACTGCAGCCACTAAGCAGCGGCATGCTGAGTAGAAACAGGATCGCAATAATTTGGAAAAAGATCGGTCGCATTATTTCTGAAATCACCGAGATTGGTCTGCACAGAGAAACCCTGGATGGGTTTGGGGGCATCGACTTGTTCTCGGAGTGATAGCGGGCGGTGGAAATCTATGTGAATTCGGTGCAAGAAACGCGCCGGGATCGTAGCAGATTAGCCCGAATCGAAAAAGCCCGATTCAAAATCCTCAAAATTCCTTAACTAGGGTTATTTCAGATAGTTAGGGAGTTGTCGCAGTCGTTCGAGTAATTGAACAAGTCGGTCGCGAACCTGAGGATTCTTGAACAACTTTTGCTGACCACCGATCAGTTTTTCGATCCAACTGAGTCCACTCAACAGCGTACTGCTTCGATAAAAAACGCTTACTAATCTCAATTCCGTCTGGGACAGGGAATTCTTTTGCTGATATGCCTCTAATGCCAAATTCCAATACTCACATTCGGGCGGAAACAAACTGCCGAGTAGCCGAGCGAGGTCGATTGCAACATTTTCCGTTCGAGCAGCAGTCGGATCAATAATTCCAGTGACCTGGTCACCGTCCAGTAAAATATGATCGTGCCAGACATCTCTCAAGCAAGGCTGCAACCGTACCTGCCACAATGCAGCCTGGTTGAGTTCCTCTTCAATTCGAGGGGCGAGAGGAAGGTATTCGTGAAGATATTCCGAAACCCACTTCGACCATACCTCATCTTGCTGATTTGGCTGCACGAATTGAAGTCGATCCAAAATGCGAACGACTCGCTCCGGTGTCCAACGTTGCAGAATCACCCGTCTTTCTTGAATCGCTGGAACAGCTGCTTGCGGTGATTGAGAAAACCAGGTTGAGGCCGGAATGAGCGGCTGAAACGTGCTGGCCGCCAAGTGCCAGTCCGCCAACGCTTGAAGAGATGCGGTTATCCTGAAGGGAGTCAGTCGAGAGGCAAGGTCGCTATTGCCCGGAAACCAAGACTCGCAGTGCCATAGGTTACCTTTGTGATCGACCAAAGTCTCGGTCGGGTTGGTTCGACACGCGAAGGGCACCGCGACTGTCTTTAAGCCAGTTTGGCGTAAATGGCTCAAGAACCGGTGTAATTCCCGAATCCGTTCCCGAGGAAGTGAATCTTTGGGCCAGCGACGTACAGCGACCGGACCTTTAACCGTTTCTACCCGATACACCTCGGCTCCACTAAATCCCCGGTAGACTGTGGGGGGGGCATTCGCGCCGATCCCATCCGCCAGCCCGTAGTGAGCCAGGACCTGGGAAATTTCGCGATTGTGGGAAGGATGTGGGGTCGACATGATTTCTACGAGATTGGAATGTTATCAGAGCTTCAAAATGGCATGAAATGCTATCAATTCGGGGGCCGCATCGAATCTATCCCCCCGAATGCGTAATTTAGTCTGGTAAGGTTGATTTTCCCGGTTGAAGCTGGTCTGCTGGTAAGTGAGAATGTAGACGGGTGAAATTGGACCGCGACAGGTGTCTCGGGCGTGTTTTATAGTACGCAGCTCACTCCATCCCTCCTCACCCAACTGGAATTCATTCCCGAATTCAAACTCCTATTTTCATTTCCGTGTTGCGGTAATGGACTGCGGGTTTTGATTTCTTGAATGGCTGTTGAAATTGCTCTTAATTCAGAGTCAACGGAATGTTCTATTCTCGGGGATACACCAAGGAAAAGCTATGTTAAGAAAATTGTTCCGTCGTTCTGTACTTACTTCAGGAATAATCGTGTTATTGGCGGTTGGGTTGGTAACTCCTTCCCAAGCTTCCTGTTTCTTTAATTGGTTCAATGGCTGGGGCCACTCGGCTAACTACGGCGGTTCCAGCAACTGCTGTGGACCAATGCAGTCCTATTACCAGCCACCTGTGTATGCTCCTTCGGGATGCAACTCCTGTGGTTACGGCCCTGTGATGTATGGTGGCAGCAGTTGTGCCTCTGGCAATTGTGGTATCTCGGAAAACTGCGGAACCGAATCCATTACCTATGAAAGTCCCGAAGCAGGCGAATCGAAAAAGCCTGTTGACGAAGAGATGGAGCCTATTCGTTCACGGAACGAGAATGAGTCTCCCGATTCAACCTACAGCCCCCCCCCTGAACCCAATCTGGAAGGGGATTCTAATTGGGAAGGGACTCGCCCAAATTTTCGTGATGACCTTAACAGTCGGCCAAATGAGGGACGCCCTGGAAATAGAAGACCAGAATCTGATCTGGACTTCGACCTCAATAACGAGACAGAACCTTCAATTTCGAACGAGAATAACGGATTAGATCCCCTGCCGAGCCCTAATGAAGAGTTCAATCCCAACTTGGATATTCTGGAACCTTCTGTCGAACCGGCCGGTCCAGGCGAAGGCGCTCCCAGTCCACGCGACCAAAGAAATAATAACGTTTTCGAAAAAAGTCCATTCGGAAAAAATGGCACTGAAACGGAAACAGATCGTGCCGTTGCCAAACCGGTTGTCCCTGCTGAAGGGGATGTCGTCACCACAAAGAAACCTGAATCAGAAGAACCTGCTGAAGCTGTAGAAGAAGACGAAACTTCTCTTGAAGCTCCAGTAACGACTCCAGAAGAAATCGAAAGCGAAATCGAATCTGAGTTGAAAAAGGCGCAGGAAGAAGCGATTCCGACGCCTGAGGATGCCATCCCTGCAGAGCGGGAAGGCTTGCGACCTCTGAACCTTGATAACCAGTTCAGCTTGCACGCTCCAGCTCGTACTCGATTGCGTCAGGCTTCCAGCTCGAAAGTGACTGTTCAGGAAGTTGTTCGTAAACCGGGCAAACAGAAAGCCTTGTCGAAAACCGACACTAAAGGTCCTCGGATGGTTAGCCGCTAACGGTTAAACTTGAGTATCCAAACAGAACGCGAAGGTGAACGAATTGTTCCCTTCGCGTTTTTCATGCGCGGGCCACGGTGGAAATTTGACGAGTAAGCGAACAATTTTGTGAAAATTCGATTTCGACCTCGCTCTCAGTTGCTAGCCGTCCCGGAGATTGCCATCATGACGCCGTTCGGGCAGCCAAAACGCCCTTCACGACCGTGGTCCTGTTCAGTATTGAGGCCACAATTAACATGCTCCTTATGAGATAGTTTTCGCCCCTCGGGCAGGACGTAGAATCACAATGACTTCCGAAATTGAATCTCGCTTAGAACTCGCCTTAAAACTTGCTGAGGAAGCTCAGGTATTCATCCTCAAGCACTACCAGCACAAAGATCTGGAAGTCGAAGTGAAAGGGGACTTCTCCCCCGTCACCATCGCCGATCGTGGTGCAGAAGAGTTGATTCGCAAACGCCTGGCTGAAGTCCATCCCGAAGATGGTGTTCAGGGTGAAGAGTTCGACGACAAAGAATCTCAGAATGGATACAAATGGATTCTGGATCCAATCGATGGCACCAAATCATTCGTGCATGGAATTCCGTTGTTTGGAACATTGATCGGAATTGAAAAAGATGGCGAGATGGTCGCAGGGCTCTGTCGTTTCCCCGGACTTGATGAAGTTGTTTACGCTCGTCGTGGTGGAGGAGCCTGGTGGAAAAAAGGAGCCAATGCTCCCGAACAATGTCATGTCTCCACCGTCTCCAAACTAAGCGAATCGCTCGTCTGCATTACCGACATCAAACTGTGGGACACTAAAGGAATTCGCGACCTGCTGAGTGACCTCGGAAGCGAAGCTCGACTGCTACGAAACTGGGGAGACTGCTACGGTCACGCAATGGTAGCGACAGGACGCGCCGAAGTGATTCTGGAACCAGAAATGAATCCTTGGGACGCTTCCCCGTTTCTCCCAATTCTCGAAGAAGCGGGTGGTCATTACCTGAACTGGGATGGCGAAGCAACGATCTACGGCAGCAATGGTATTTCCGTAAATGCTGCTCTCAAAGATCAGTTCATCGAGATGCTTAATCCACGACAGTCGTAACGCGAATTATCGACTTCTTGTATTTCGCAATCATCGTGACTCTCACGTTTTCCCGGACATCGAACCTTCACCGTTTCCCTCTTAGTATTAAGAAGGCCCCTGGACAGGTTCAGTCCGATTGAAAACGTTATATCGAATCTCTCGTCGTTCCATCATCGTTGGACGGGAGAAATGGATACGCGACTACCCAGACAAGGAATGAAGCCAACATTCCGGGCACGATTTTGAACAATGATCCACTATAGGGTGTGTTGTGCCAGACGATCACTGTCGCCACGCCGGCAAGCATCATTAACAATGTCACCACTGTCGACGTCTTCAAGTGGAATAAGCGTATCACAAGTGCTGGTCCCAGCCCTGCTCCCAGTGCCGACCAGGCAATCAGCACGAGATTAAAAACGCGTTCGTCGTCGAACAACGCGATGCTCAATGCGAGCCCAGTAACTCCCAGAGTCGCCAGCTTGGTTATTACATACGAGTTTTTCCAACGGGGATTGATGTCGTTGCCAATCATTCCTGAACAAACCAGGATCTGCGAGTCGGCGGTTGACATCGTGGCTGCAAATAAACCCGCCAGCACGACTCCCACAAGGACGTCGGGGAGCAATAATTTGGCCATGACGGGCATCGTTAGTTCTGCGGCATAGTCTGCGTCAAGTCCTTGAGCAATCGGTAACGCCGTGATGTCAGGGATATATCCACGTGCATACATTCCGACAGCAATGCTTCCCAGGAAAAAGGGAATGAACCAGAGGAAGTAAACGGTGCGTGCCTGCCGAATTTCCTCGACGGATCGGATTGCCATGAAACGAACGAGAATATGTGGCTGACCAATGGCACCGAATCCGGCGAATACCCACCCGATCAGATACATGGCAAACCCAAACAGCAAATTGTCGGGAATCCATTGGACCAGCAACGGGTCTTGATCTTTGAGATTATCCCATAGCGCAGTTGGCGATCCAACTTCCTGAGCCGCCGCGAGTAGTAAAATACCCATCGCGAAAAACATAACAAAAGACTGCGCCGCGTCCGTCCAGATTGAAGCTCGAATACCGCCGGAAAAACAGTAAAGAACAACAATGATCGCGCCCATGATGGCTCCCGTATTCGGATGCCATTCGAACAGGATTTCGAGGGCCTTACTCCCTGCTTTCAGTTGCGCGGCGGCATACACTCCCAGAAAAAGAAAGGTCAGTATGCCAGCCACTGCGGCGACAGGGCGATTCGTCTTTCCGCCTGGTTGACTGGCAATGAGGGCGGGAACGGTCGTTGCACCGAAGGTCGCCGATTGTTCGCGGATACGCGGGTGTATGTATACCCAAGCGAAGAAGTCGCCGACGATCCAACCCACCATTATCCAGATTGCCTGAATCCCATATTGATAGGCGAATGCGATCTGGCCAATAAACATGAATCCGCTATTGTTCGTCGCCACGGCAGAAAGCGCTGCCAGCCAGGGAGCTACCGAACGATCAGCAAGCAAATAATCTTCTGTTGTTGCTTTTCGTTGGAATGTGGAAAGGACTCCAATGATGATGAAGCCCAGAAGCGAAACGACGAAGCTGACAATGACAAGATCCATATTACCGCGATGTGCCCGAGTATGAAGTGGTAAAGAAATGCGTACTGACATGCAGGACCATCGATACTAACAGTTCAGACAATCAGACCCAACCCACTTCTTTGAGGATGCGTTCGGGCTTAAATTCCTGAGGATAATTGAAAAAAACTTTCGCCCTGCTATAGCAGACTCAATAGCACATTGATGACGCCGTGAAACTAGCCTCACCAGATGTTAACTTGTAGAGGGGTTGATGTTGTTCCGATAAGTACTATACTCAAAACTCAACTATTTAGGTGTCAAAGGTATTCTACAAAGCAGCTCGAGAATCAACCGATGGGGTTGATTTCTGCGATTCGCCGAGGGCCTCACTCGACGTAATTCAAAGAATGAACGAGTCTGACAATCAGAAGCTGACGTTGCGACAGCCAACCACGATGGATGCGGGTTGGATGTGGCGTCTTGTTCGAGAGACTGGTGTCCTCGATTCAAATTCCTGCTATCTGTATCTTTTGCTCTGCCGTGATTTTTCGGAATCATGCATTGTAGCGGAAGATGGCTCACGTATCGTCGGATTTATTTCCGGCTATCGCCCCCCCGAAACGCCCAACACTTTATTTATATGGCAAGTTGGCGTTAGTCAATCTGCGCGGCGTCGGGGTATTGCTTTACGTATGTTGATCTCTCTGGTGGACCGTTGTCGTCAGCAACAAGGTCTTGAGTATGTGGAAGCGACTGTTACGGCCGATAATCAGGCATCGCGGCGTTTATTTGAAAAATATGCGAACGCGAATCGTCTAGATATCAATGAAGAAACCGGGTTTGTTGAATCAGAATTCGTCTTTGGCGGACATGATGCTGAACCCCGTTTGCGAATTGGGCCGTTAAATACCACTGAGCTAAGAATCAGTGAGCTGGCTCCCTGATAGGATAAACTGAGTTCTGTTGCAAACTGCGCAGAGTTTTCAGTCATTTTGAAGTTCTATCCCTCCACAGTACTACACCCAAATTGAACTCATACGAATTACTCTCAAAGCGAGTCTTATTTAAATGGATATTTTCGAAGCGTTGGAAAGCAATGTTCGCGGTTACTGCCGAACGTTCCCGGCAATCTTTAATACGGCTAAAGACCATCTCATGATTGATGAAGATGGCAATCGTTACATTGACTTCTTCGCCGGTGCAGGGTCGTTGAATTACGGACACAACCCTGAACCACTCAAACGGAAGCTAATTGAATATCTATCGAAAGATGGAATCACACATGCACTCGATATGTCTACTTGTGCTAAACGAGAATTTTTAACAACCTTCAACGATGTTATCCTGGAACCACGCGGCCTGGATTACAAAGTCATGTTCCCAGGACCGACCGGAACTAACTCGGTGGAAGCAGCACTTAAGCTGGCTCGCAAAGTAACCGGACGACATAATGTGGTCTCGTTTACCAACGGATTCCATGGAATGACGCTTGGATCGTTAGCACTGACTGGCAACGGAGGCAAACGTGCCGGAGCAGGTGTTCCTCTGGCGAATGTTACTCACATGCCGTTTTGCAATTACCTTGGCAGTGAAGCAGATACGATCGCGAATCTGGAACGATACCTCGAAGATTCAAGTAGTGGTATGGATTTGCCTGCTGCTTTCATTATTGAGACGGTACAGGCGGAAGGTGGCGTTAACGTCGCCACCAAACAGTGGCTGGTAGATCTGTTCGCTTTGGCTAAGAAATATGACGTTCTGGTCATCGTCGACGACATTCAAGTTGGCTGCGGTCGAACAGGCCCCTTCTTCAGCTTCGAGCCTTTTAGTCTCCAACCCGACATTGTCTGTCTTTCAAAATCCCTCTCGGGTTATGGGTTACCATTCGCACTGACGTTGATGAAACCGGAACTCGACGTTTTCGAGCCTGGCGAACACAACGGAACCTTCCGCGGACACAATGCCGCATTTGTGACGGCAACGGCATCAATCAAGGAGTACTGGGAAGACGATTCCCTGTCCCGCAAAGTGAATCGACACTCTAAAATCATCCGCGACGTCCTGTTGGATATCGCTGCTGAATTCGATGGTGAATTAGAAGTACGTGGCCGAGGAATGATTCAGGGAATTCAATTTCAAGACCCCGCCATCGCAACCAGTATTTCGAAAGAAGCCTATAGCCGTGGGTTAATTATCGAAACTTCTGGCCCCAGCGATGAAGTCGTCAAACTGTTACCTCCACTGACCATTTGCGAATCGGCCCTGATTGAAGGGTTGGAGATTCTGAAAGAGAGCGCTCTCGCCGTTCAGAAAACTCCTACTTGCGTTTCATAAACACGCGCGTCGGGTGGAATAACCGTTATCATAGATAGCGGTTGTTCTATCTTTATTTTGCACTTCAAATTCTTTACTTCGACTACCACTGAATAAACAGAGTACACCATGATTGTTCGATCTCTCACCGAACTGATAGACACTGATCGCGAAACTAAAGGAGAGACCTGGTCTAGCCGGCGCTTGCTTCTTAAAAAAGATGGAATGGGCTTCTCGCTTCACGACACTCTTATCCATGCGGGTACGACAACGGAGATGCACTACAAAAACCATCTTGAATCGGTTTACTGCATCGAAGGTAAAGGCATCCTCAAGGATCTGACGAACGACAAAGAATATGAGATCAAAGCGGATACCATGTACGCGCTCAGTGGAAACGAGCATCATATTCTCATCGCTGAAGAAACCATGCGCATGATCTGTGTGTTCAACCCGCCGGTCGTCGGTCCCGAAAAGCATGGAGCCGACCTGGCTTACCCATTGCTGACAGGTGAAGAGTAAGCGGTAAATTAACGACTAAGTTGCTTAATCCGCCAAACCATATCGGACGATACACCACAGCGCCTGCAGACCATCTTTCCAACCGATTTTCTTTCCCTGCTCATAGGTGCGTCCGGAATAACTGATCGACATCTCGTACACGCGATAACGACGGCGAGCGACTTTGGCCGTAATCTCCGGTTCAAAACCAAATCGATTTTGCTTGAGTCCGGGGAGTACGTCCTTAATGACTTCTTTACGGAAAATCTTGTAACAAGTTTCCATATCAGTCAGGTTGAGATCAGTAAAGCAGTTCGAGAGCAGCGTCAGGAACTTATTGGCGATGTAGTGCCAGAAGTAAAGCACTCGATGAGGGTGATCTCCCAGAAACCGGCTTCCATATACGACGTCGGCCCGATCTTCTACGATCGGCTGAATCAAGCGGGGATACTCCTCCGGGTTGTACTCCAGATCGGCGTCCTGAATCAGCACGATGTCGCCAGTCGCTTTCGCGAAACCTGTGCGCAGCGCTGCCCCCTTGCCCAGGTTTCGTTCGTGTTGTTCAACGATGATCTCGCAATCTGAACTACTCAGTTGCTCTTGAACAATTTGAAGTAGCGGATAACTTCCGTCTGTACTGCAATCATCCACGAGAATAATCTGCTTCCGAATGGGCGAGCGGATAACGCGACGTAGCAGATCAGCAACCGTGGCTTCCTCGTTATAAACGGGGATGACCACCGAGAGAAGCAGATCAGGTGGGATCGCATAAACCCCCAGTTGTTCACAAACGGAACGGCCCAATTGCCGTACTAATTGCACGTACCATTCCTGGCTATACAAGGCTTGGTCCGTGACGAGAATATCCTCATCAGACTGACAGGAGGGTTGGTTGGCTTCGTTCATGGTGACAATGGTTAAACAGATGCGAGTTCAAAAATGCGATTATCGTTTTGTTGTGGAGCCTCAGTCTCCCTGACTCGAGGGAAATACAGCGGTTTACGCCGATCCGAATTCACTCTGGTGGATTTTAATTCTCAGCGAATTTAAATCTCCGAGAGTGCTCGGTATGATGGAATGATACTGAACGGTCGAACTCTTTAAGTCAAGACCTTCGCACTTTCGACGAAATGATTCTTGGCTGAAGAAGATCTACTTCGCTCCCGTTTAATTGATTCAGAAATTGTCGCTCCATCCCTCGTGAAAATAACAGGTGGCTGACTGATGTCCACGGAAAAACTCGTCCTAACCGACGTCGAAAACCAGATTTGGCATAACTCGATCGTTCTTCCATCAACTAGCAGAGAATTGACGGGCAATCTTGGTCAATGCTCTATCAGTAAACAGACCTTTCAAGGGGGCCGCGCCGCCGGAGTCGATCTCGTTGAAATCGATAATGGCCACCTGTCGATCTCGGTCTTACCTACCCGGGGTAT is part of the Polystyrenella longa genome and harbors:
- a CDS encoding SirB1 family protein; protein product: MHRLISYEEDHEFCKLLQRRSDIDLAVVALELSRDAYPDLNFGESLAWIDQRGRELAVELKTSDNDLHRLQKVSNCLSTRHELQGNVKSFQSVDGSYLHRVIEQRHGLPIVLSIIYQAVAEQVGIVLHGVAAPMHFILCYLDGDEPLYVDPFSGGKVMNRDDCLIFLSKRTEFAPDELDPYLRPARPREIVIRMLNNLKALYAQEKDWAASLKVQQRLYSLEPADLSAKRDLGIIAFHAGETGKAWQILKSCLPEASEKEQIVLAGYLNQAERKLSQWN
- a CDS encoding tetratricopeptide repeat protein codes for the protein MRPIFFQIIAILFLLSMPLLSGCSWMRTSIMNPIDQAHLLTAKAETAYDNHDLHRAEQMYQKAIETNPRDGDIHRKLAELLITQGRIPEAIKHLNDAVERSPDDPETQYQLGKLLYEQGELSSALESLDQTLQIDPAHIDGLSLRAKIALLENDEATAISTYHRILTVSPENVPARINMAELQLKHGHPERAAPILRNICECNFASNDVKTDAYWKLGETYARMQRWDDAVDSYQIAQNHRPSENADDWFSVAFANYQAGHPVQAATAVQQALHLNSDHSHAQALSNTLAQQRLRDAAVQQTAGQPIRFAQ
- a CDS encoding phosphotransferase enzyme family protein, whose amino-acid sequence is MSTPHPSHNREISQVLAHYGLADGIGANAPPTVYRGFSGAEVYRVETVKGPVAVRRWPKDSLPRERIRELHRFLSHLRQTGLKTVAVPFACRTNPTETLVDHKGNLWHCESWFPGNSDLASRLTPFRITASLQALADWHLAASTFQPLIPASTWFSQSPQAAVPAIQERRVILQRWTPERVVRILDRLQFVQPNQQDEVWSKWVSEYLHEYLPLAPRIEEELNQAALWQVRLQPCLRDVWHDHILLDGDQVTGIIDPTAARTENVAIDLARLLGSLFPPECEYWNLALEAYQQKNSLSQTELRLVSVFYRSSTLLSGLSWIEKLIGGQQKLFKNPQVRDRLVQLLERLRQLPNYLK
- a CDS encoding inositol monophosphatase family protein, giving the protein MTSEIESRLELALKLAEEAQVFILKHYQHKDLEVEVKGDFSPVTIADRGAEELIRKRLAEVHPEDGVQGEEFDDKESQNGYKWILDPIDGTKSFVHGIPLFGTLIGIEKDGEMVAGLCRFPGLDEVVYARRGGGAWWKKGANAPEQCHVSTVSKLSESLVCITDIKLWDTKGIRDLLSDLGSEARLLRNWGDCYGHAMVATGRAEVILEPEMNPWDASPFLPILEEAGGHYLNWDGEATIYGSNGISVNAALKDQFIEMLNPRQS
- a CDS encoding sodium/proline symporter, with amino-acid sequence MSVRISLPLHTRAHRGNMDLVIVSFVVSLLGFIIIGVLSTFQRKATTEDYLLADRSVAPWLAALSAVATNNSGFMFIGQIAFAYQYGIQAIWIMVGWIVGDFFAWVYIHPRIREQSATFGATTVPALIASQPGGKTNRPVAAVAGILTFLFLGVYAAAQLKAGSKALEILFEWHPNTGAIMGAIIVVLYCFSGGIRASIWTDAAQSFVMFFAMGILLLAAAQEVGSPTALWDNLKDQDPLLVQWIPDNLLFGFAMYLIGWVFAGFGAIGQPHILVRFMAIRSVEEIRQARTVYFLWFIPFFLGSIAVGMYARGYIPDITALPIAQGLDADYAAELTMPVMAKLLLPDVLVGVVLAGLFAATMSTADSQILVCSGMIGNDINPRWKNSYVITKLATLGVTGLALSIALFDDERVFNLVLIAWSALGAGLGPALVIRLFHLKTSTVVTLLMMLAGVATVIVWHNTPYSGSLFKIVPGMLASFLVWVVAYPFLPSNDDGTTRDSI
- the ectA gene encoding diaminobutyrate acetyltransferase, with amino-acid sequence MNESDNQKLTLRQPTTMDAGWMWRLVRETGVLDSNSCYLYLLLCRDFSESCIVAEDGSRIVGFISGYRPPETPNTLFIWQVGVSQSARRRGIALRMLISLVDRCRQQQGLEYVEATVTADNQASRRLFEKYANANRLDINEETGFVESEFVFGGHDAEPRLRIGPLNTTELRISELAP
- the ectB gene encoding diaminobutyrate--2-oxoglutarate transaminase — its product is MDIFEALESNVRGYCRTFPAIFNTAKDHLMIDEDGNRYIDFFAGAGSLNYGHNPEPLKRKLIEYLSKDGITHALDMSTCAKREFLTTFNDVILEPRGLDYKVMFPGPTGTNSVEAALKLARKVTGRHNVVSFTNGFHGMTLGSLALTGNGGKRAGAGVPLANVTHMPFCNYLGSEADTIANLERYLEDSSSGMDLPAAFIIETVQAEGGVNVATKQWLVDLFALAKKYDVLVIVDDIQVGCGRTGPFFSFEPFSLQPDIVCLSKSLSGYGLPFALTLMKPELDVFEPGEHNGTFRGHNAAFVTATASIKEYWEDDSLSRKVNRHSKIIRDVLLDIAAEFDGELEVRGRGMIQGIQFQDPAIATSISKEAYSRGLIIETSGPSDEVVKLLPPLTICESALIEGLEILKESALAVQKTPTCVS
- a CDS encoding ectoine synthase, which translates into the protein MIVRSLTELIDTDRETKGETWSSRRLLLKKDGMGFSLHDTLIHAGTTTEMHYKNHLESVYCIEGKGILKDLTNDKEYEIKADTMYALSGNEHHILIAEETMRMICVFNPPVVGPEKHGADLAYPLLTGEE
- a CDS encoding glycosyltransferase family 2 protein, translating into MNEANQPSCQSDEDILVTDQALYSQEWYVQLVRQLGRSVCEQLGVYAIPPDLLLSVVIPVYNEEATVADLLRRVIRSPIRKQIILVDDCSTDGSYPLLQIVQEQLSSSDCEIIVEQHERNLGKGAALRTGFAKATGDIVLIQDADLEYNPEEYPRLIQPIVEDRADVVYGSRFLGDHPHRVLYFWHYIANKFLTLLSNCFTDLNLTDMETCYKIFRKEVIKDVLPGLKQNRFGFEPEITAKVARRRYRVYEMSISYSGRTYEQGKKIGWKDGLQALWCIVRYGLAD